The DNA window CTCGCATTGCCGGTGAGCGACGGCGACGTGCGCGCCGCATCGCGCAATCTCAACCGCCGCGCTGTCATCCGGCCATGGCTGTTTCTCGGCCCGGCGCTCTTCCTGCTTTTCGTCTACCTCGTCTATCCCGTCGTTGCGACCTTCATTCTCTCCTTTTATGACCGTACCGGTCTGCAGTTCGTCGGTATCGCCAACTATAAATGGGCGATTGGCGACCGCGAATTCCGCCAGTCGATCTTTAACAACATCCTCTGGCTCGCCGTCGTGCCGGCCGCCTGCACCTTCTTCGGCCTCGTCATCGCGGTAATGACCGATCGCATCTGGTGGGGCAATATCGCCAAGAGCATCGTCTTCATGCCGATGGCGATCTCCTTCGTCGGTGCCTCGGTCATCTGGAAATTCATCTATGAGTATCGCGGCGGCAACGACGTTCAGATCGGCCTCTTGAACGCCATCGTCCAGCTTTTCGGCGGCACGCCCGAAGTCTGGATCTCGGTTCCCTTCTGGAACAACTTCTTCCTGATGATCATCCTGATCTGGATCCAGACCGGTTTCGCCATGGTCATCCTGTCGGCCGCGCTGCGCGGCATCCCCGAGGAGACGATCGAGGCCGCCGTCATCGACGGCGCCAATGGCTGGCAGATCTTCTGGCGCATCATGGTGCCGCAGGTCTGGGGCACCATCGCCGTCGTCTGGACGACGATCACCATCCTCGTCCTCAAGGTCTTCGACATCGTGCTGACCATGACCAACGGCCAATGGCAGACGATGGTGCTGGCGAACCTGATGTTCGACTGGATGTTCCGCGGCGGTGGCGATTCCGGCCGAAGCGCCGTCATCGCCATCATCATCATGCTCGCGGTCACGCCGATCATGATTTGGAACGTGCGCCGTGCCAATCGCGAACTGAAGGGCCATTGAGATGACCGCTGTCGGAAGTTACTTCAAGATCGGCCCCGCCCGCCTCTTCGTTCACCTCGCCGTTCTGCTGATCGTCATCATCTGGCTGATCCCGACGCTCGGCATCTTCGTCAGCGCGTTGCGCGACAAGGACCAGATCGTCGTCTCCGGCTGGTGGACAGCCTTCGTCGGCTCGACGCAGACCGTCGCCGTGCGCCTGGGCACGCCCGACCAGCAGCGGCAGGAAGGCGCCAACTACGTCATCTCGGGCAATGTGCTGGAAGGGCAGACCGGCCGCTCGGTAAAAGCCTTCGGTAACCGCGTGCAGCAGCCGGCCGCTTTCGACGCCGGTATGACCGCCGATCTCGGCGACGGCGAAACGCTGCAGATCAACAGCGACGGCAGCTATCGCTACATGAAGAACACGGCCTTTTCGCCTGACGAGCGGCCGCGGCGCATCTACGTGTCCGTCTCAGCGCCGCCGGAATTCACGCTGCAGAACTACAATACGGTTCTAACCGGCGAAGGCATCGGCCAGTCCTTCATCAATTCCCTGACGGTGACGATCCCGGCAACGATCATCCCGATCCTGATTGCCGCTTTTGCCGCCTATGCCTTGAGCTGGATGGAGTTTCCCGGCCGCGCGCTGCTGATAGCCCTCGTCGTCGGCCTCATCGTCGTGCCGCTGCAGATGTCGCTGATCCCGCTGCTGCGCCTCTATAACGAGGTCGGCAATATGCTCGGCCAGCCGTCGAAGACTTATCCCGGCATCTGGCTGGCGCATACCGCTTTCGGCATGCCGCTCGCCATCTTTCTGCTGCGGGCCTATATTGCCGGCCTGCCGAAAGAGATCATCGAATCCGCCCGCGTCGACGGCGCAAGCGATTTCGAGATCTTCACGCGCATAGTTTTGCCTTTGTCCTTCCCGGCACTCGCCTCCTTCGCCATCTTCCAGTTCCTGTGGGTGTGGAACGATCTCCTTGTCGCCATGGTCTTCCTCGGCACCGACAAGGATCACCTCGTGCTGACCGGCAGCCTGAACGCGCTGCTCGGCTCGCGCGGCGGCAATTGGGAGATTCTGACGGCGTCGGCCTTCGTCACCATCGTCGTGCCGCTGCTCGTCTTCTTCGGACTGCAGCGTTATCTGGTGCGTGGTCTGCTGGCGGGCTCGGTCAAGGGCGGCTGACCAATCCCCAAATGTGACGAACAGGATAACTTATGAACGTGGCTTCTCAATCGATCTTGACCGCCGACAAGGACTGGTGGCGCGGCGCGGTGATCTATCAAATCTATCCGCGCTCCTACCAGGATTCGAACGGCGACGGCATCGGCGACCTGAAGGGCATCACCGCCCGTCTGCCGCATGTGGCAAGCCTCGGCGTCGACGCGATCTGGATCTCGCCCTTCTTCACCTCGCCGATGCGCGATTTCGGTTACGACGTTTCCGATTACGAGAATGTCGATTCGATCTTCGGCACGCTGGTGGATTTCGACACCATGATCGCTGAGGCCCATCGCCTCGGCATCCGCGTGATGATCGACCTCGTCATCTCCCACAGCTCGGACCAGCACCCCTGGTTCGTGCAAAGCCGGTCCAGCAAGACCAACGCCAAGGCAGACTGGTATGTCTGGGCCGACGCCAAGCCCGATGGCTCGCCGCCGAACAACTGGCTGTCGATCTTCGGCGGTTCCGCATGGGCGTGGGATCCGACGCGCATGCAGTACTACCTGCACAATTTCCTGACCTCGCAACCGGACATGAACCTGCATAATCCTGAGGTGCAGGACCGGCTGCTGGATGTCGTGCGCTTCTGGCTCAATCGCGGCGTCGACGGCTTCCGCCTCGACACCATCAATTTCTATTTCCACGACCCGCTCTTGCGCGACAATCCCGCCCTTGCGCCCGAGCGGCGCAACGCGTCGACGGCGCCGGCGGTCAATCCCTATAATTTCCAGGAGCACATCTACGACAAGAACCGGCCGGAGAACCTTGCCTTCCTGAAGCGTTTCCGCGCCGTCCTCGAAGAGTTTCCGGCGATCGCCGCCGTCGGTGAGGTGGGTGACAGCCAGCGCGGCCTCGAAATCGTTGGCGAATACACCTCCGGCAATGACAAGATGCACATGTGTTATGCCTTCGAGTTCCTCGCGCCCGATCCGCTGACGCCGGAGCGCGTCGAGGAGGTGATGGAGGATTTCGAAGCCGCCGCACCCGATGGCTGGGCCTGCTGGGCCTTCTCCAATCACGACGTCATGCGTCACGTCAGCCGCTGGGGCGGACTGGTCGCCGATCATGACGCTTTCGCCAAGCTCTATGCCTCGCTGCTCATGACGCTGCGCGGTTCCGTCTGCCTCTATCAAGGCGAGGAACTGGCCCTGACGGAAGCCGATCTCGCCTATCAGGATCTGCAGGATCCCTATGGCATTCAGTTCTGGCCGGAATTCAAGGGCCGCGACGGCTGCCGCACGCCGATGGTCTGGGACAGCCACGTCGCCCAGGGCGGCTTTTCCACCGTCAAGCCCTGGCTGCCGGTGCCGGTCGAGCACATTCTGCGCGCCGTTAGCGTCCAGCAGGGCGATGAAACTTCGGTGCTGGAGCACTATCGCCGCTTCATCGCTTTCCGCAAGCAACACCCGGCCTTTGCCAAGGGTGAGATCGAATTCGAGGATGTTCAGGGCGATAGTCTGGTCTTCACCCGCGAATATGGCGACGAGAAGCTGCTCTGCATTTTCAACATGAGTCCGGCCGAGACCAGCGTCACTCTGCCTGCGGGAGAATGGCAGGCGTTGACGGGCCATGGCTTTATCAGCAACAACTATAGCGACAAGATCGATATTCCGGCCTGGGGGGCGTATTTCGCCCGTCTCGCCTAAGGATCAGGAGGGGAGAGAAAAATGACTGGACTGACACTGAAGGACATCCGCAAATCCTACGGTTCCGTGGATGTTCTCCATGGTATCGACCTCGATATCAAGCAGGGCGAATTCATCGTCTTCGTCGGTCCGTCCGGCTGCGGCAAGTCCACGCTTCTGCGCATGATCGCCGGCCTCGAGGCGATCACCGGCGGCGAGATGTATATCGACGGCCAGCTCGTCAATGACGTGCCGCCGTCGAAGCGCGGCATCGCCATGGTCTTCCAGTCCTACGCGCTCTATCCCCACATGACCGTCTACGACAACATGGCCTTCGGCATGAAGATCGCCGGCGAAAACAAGCAGGAGATCGAACGCCGCGTCCGCGCTGCGGCCGAGAGCCTGCAGCTGACCAAATATCTCGACCGGCTGCCGAAGGCGCTGTCGGGCGGCCAGCGCCAGCGCGTGGCGATCGGCCGCGCCATCTGCCGCGATCCCAAGGTCTTCCTGTTCGACGAGCCGCTGTCCAACCTCGATGCCGCGCTGCGGGTCGCCACTCGTATCGAAATTGCCCGTCTCAACGAGCAGATGGCCGATACGACGATGATCTACGTCACCCATGACCAGGTCGAGGCGATGACGCTCGCCGACCGCATCGTCGTCCTCTCCGCCGGCAATATCGAGCAGGTTGGCGCACCGCTGGAGCTGTACGAGCGCCCCGCCAACCTCTTCGTCGCGAAATTCATCGGCTCGCCCGCCATGAACATCATTCCCGCCACGATCGCGGAAACCGGCAGCCAGACGACCGTGACGCTGACCGGCGGCATGTCGGTGACATTAGATGTGGCGACCGACGCGTCCGAGAAGGGCAAGCAGGCGAGCTTCGGCGTCCGTCCCGAAGATCTGAGGATCGCCGACGGCGCCGACTATGTTTTCGAGGGCGAGGTGTCGATCGTCGAAGCGCTCGGCGAAGTAACGCTGCTCTATATCGAGGGCCTGGTTCCCGGCGAGCCGATCGTCGTCAAGCTGCCAGGCATCTACGATGTCCATAAGGGCCAGAAGATGCGTTTTGCCGCCGATCGGCAGAAGCTCCATCTCTTTGACGCGACCGGCCATACATACCGGAAATGAAGCGGCCATTTT is part of the Rhizobium bangladeshense genome and encodes:
- a CDS encoding ABC transporter ATP-binding protein; its protein translation is MTGLTLKDIRKSYGSVDVLHGIDLDIKQGEFIVFVGPSGCGKSTLLRMIAGLEAITGGEMYIDGQLVNDVPPSKRGIAMVFQSYALYPHMTVYDNMAFGMKIAGENKQEIERRVRAAAESLQLTKYLDRLPKALSGGQRQRVAIGRAICRDPKVFLFDEPLSNLDAALRVATRIEIARLNEQMADTTMIYVTHDQVEAMTLADRIVVLSAGNIEQVGAPLELYERPANLFVAKFIGSPAMNIIPATIAETGSQTTVTLTGGMSVTLDVATDASEKGKQASFGVRPEDLRIADGADYVFEGEVSIVEALGEVTLLYIEGLVPGEPIVVKLPGIYDVHKGQKMRFAADRQKLHLFDATGHTYRK
- a CDS encoding carbohydrate ABC transporter permease, whose product is MTAVGSYFKIGPARLFVHLAVLLIVIIWLIPTLGIFVSALRDKDQIVVSGWWTAFVGSTQTVAVRLGTPDQQRQEGANYVISGNVLEGQTGRSVKAFGNRVQQPAAFDAGMTADLGDGETLQINSDGSYRYMKNTAFSPDERPRRIYVSVSAPPEFTLQNYNTVLTGEGIGQSFINSLTVTIPATIIPILIAAFAAYALSWMEFPGRALLIALVVGLIVVPLQMSLIPLLRLYNEVGNMLGQPSKTYPGIWLAHTAFGMPLAIFLLRAYIAGLPKEIIESARVDGASDFEIFTRIVLPLSFPALASFAIFQFLWVWNDLLVAMVFLGTDKDHLVLTGSLNALLGSRGGNWEILTASAFVTIVVPLLVFFGLQRYLVRGLLAGSVKGG
- a CDS encoding alpha-glucosidase, with amino-acid sequence MNVASQSILTADKDWWRGAVIYQIYPRSYQDSNGDGIGDLKGITARLPHVASLGVDAIWISPFFTSPMRDFGYDVSDYENVDSIFGTLVDFDTMIAEAHRLGIRVMIDLVISHSSDQHPWFVQSRSSKTNAKADWYVWADAKPDGSPPNNWLSIFGGSAWAWDPTRMQYYLHNFLTSQPDMNLHNPEVQDRLLDVVRFWLNRGVDGFRLDTINFYFHDPLLRDNPALAPERRNASTAPAVNPYNFQEHIYDKNRPENLAFLKRFRAVLEEFPAIAAVGEVGDSQRGLEIVGEYTSGNDKMHMCYAFEFLAPDPLTPERVEEVMEDFEAAAPDGWACWAFSNHDVMRHVSRWGGLVADHDAFAKLYASLLMTLRGSVCLYQGEELALTEADLAYQDLQDPYGIQFWPEFKGRDGCRTPMVWDSHVAQGGFSTVKPWLPVPVEHILRAVSVQQGDETSVLEHYRRFIAFRKQHPAFAKGEIEFEDVQGDSLVFTREYGDEKLLCIFNMSPAETSVTLPAGEWQALTGHGFISNNYSDKIDIPAWGAYFARLA
- a CDS encoding carbohydrate ABC transporter permease, whose protein sequence is MLSQIVSALVVVFVAVVACSAYFYFSNKILDLALPVSDGDVRAASRNLNRRAVIRPWLFLGPALFLLFVYLVYPVVATFILSFYDRTGLQFVGIANYKWAIGDREFRQSIFNNILWLAVVPAACTFFGLVIAVMTDRIWWGNIAKSIVFMPMAISFVGASVIWKFIYEYRGGNDVQIGLLNAIVQLFGGTPEVWISVPFWNNFFLMIILIWIQTGFAMVILSAALRGIPEETIEAAVIDGANGWQIFWRIMVPQVWGTIAVVWTTITILVLKVFDIVLTMTNGQWQTMVLANLMFDWMFRGGGDSGRSAVIAIIIMLAVTPIMIWNVRRANRELKGH